From Argopecten irradians isolate NY chromosome 2, Ai_NY, whole genome shotgun sequence, the proteins below share one genomic window:
- the LOC138316588 gene encoding uncharacterized protein, giving the protein MEQMRDDKAKSKDKNKYYKDEIKSMRTQIDSLIAENEDIHRTLEKRANDNSSLKQSIATLSSEIQDLQQDNSKLRKQIGELKGLGIKLKSSMNDMNEKVTDCSIIARRFDDKQSNGTESIKNRLKHAMQTTKQCEDDIHTMGESINALQIAADNTQKQICDIKKTAEKQNTGTREESKVYR; this is encoded by the coding sequence ATGGAACAAATGCGTGACGATAAAGCAAAGTCAAAGGACAAAAACAAATACTACAAAGACGAAATTAAATCGATGAGGACTCAGATTGACAGCTTGATAGCAGAAAATGAAGACATACACCGAACACTGGAGAAAAGGGCTAATGATAACTCGTCATTGAAGCAATCCATCGCAACTCTCTCCTCTGAAATTCAAGATCTACAGCAAGACAACTCAAAACTGAGAAAACAGATAGGAGAACTTAAAGGATTAGGCATTAAACTCAAATCTTCCATGAATGACATGAACGAGAAAGTAACTGACTGTAGCATAATAGCTCGAAGGTTCGACGACAAGCAATCAAATGGCACTGAAAGTATAAAAAACAGACTTAAGCATGCAATGCAAACAACAAAACAGTGCGAAGATGACATTCATACAATGGGAGAATCAATCAACGCATTACAAATAGCAGCTGACaatacacagaaacaaatatgtgatattaaaaaaacagcTGAAAAACAAAATACCGGTACACGCGAAGAATCAAAAGTGTACCGCTGA